In Paenibacillus durus, the DNA window AGCTATGCCGGGCTTTAGGTATCCATGTCCGATTCATGAACCTGGGCGAAGGAACCAAAGGGCTATACTATCGCAAGCTTCGAAGAAGATTTATTGTCATTCATAATGAGCTGTCCTTGGAATGGCAGCGATTTGTTTGTGCGCATGAATTGGGCCATGACCGGCTACATAAAGGCATTAACCGGTTCTTTTTGGAGGAGAGCTCTTATTTCGCCCCGGGCAAGCTGGAACGTCAGGCTAATCGATTTGCCGTTCTATTGTTAACCGCCGCCGCCTCTCCCGAGCAGGATGAGTCGCTGGAGAGCTATTATTCACGTCTAGGCATCCCGCCGGAAGTCGGCTTTTTTTTGGAGCCTTGAACCAAACATACATTCTCATCACATCATACATTCTCATCACGTTCATTTCGCCCGAGAACTAATGGACGCTCTCTCACTGCCGTTAACAGCATTACATAGCTAGGCAAAAACAAAAAAACTCTTACCAAAGTAAGAGTGTCTGTTCTTCATAAATGTTGCTTATGTAGTTGTTTAAAAACTGGAGCGGGTGATGGGAATCGAACCCACGCTATCAGCTTGGAAGGCTGAAGTTCTACCATTGAACTACACCCGCAAAGGTGAAAAAATCGGGATGACACGATTCGAACATGCGACCCCCTGGTCCCAAACCAGGTGCTCTACCAAGCTGAGCTACATCCCGTTAATATAATGGCGCGCCCTGAGAGATTCGAACTCCCGACCTTTTGATTCGTAGTCAAACGCTCTATCCAGCTGAGCTAAGGGCGCAAAATATGGAGCGGACGACGGGAATCGAACCCGCGACCCTCGCCTTGGCAAGGCGATGCTCTACCGCTGAGCCACGTCCGCATTTAAATGGTGCGCGTGGAGGGACTTGAACCCCCACGTCAAAGACGCTAGATCCTAAGTCTAGTGCGTCTGCCAATTCCGCCACACGCGCAAGTTACTTAAAAGTGAGCCATGAAGGACTCGAACCTTCGACACCCTGATTAAAAGTCAGGTGCTCTACCAACTGAGCTAATGGCTCATATAAATGGCTGGGGATATAGGATTCGAACCTATGCATGACGGAGTCAAAGTCCGTTGCCTTACCGCTTGGCTAATCCCCAATACTGGATACCTATATAATGCCCATATAATCCTCGAATAATCAGAAGGATATGGTGGAGGCTGAGGGGATCGAACCCCCGACCCTCTGCTTGTAAGGCAGATGCTCTCCCAGCTGAGCTAAGCCTCCATATGTTGGCAATCCATTTGAGTTAATTAAACCTGCGGGTCTCTCAACCCCAAAAACTAATAATAATGGTGACCCGTAGGGGATACGCCTCGCAAGCGAGTCGACTGCGATGTATTCCTAACGATGTCAATGCTAAGGCGAACCATTCGGGATTCTCATCCCCGGCAAAGAAGTAGTTGGTGACCCGTAGGGGATTCGAACCCCTGTTACCTCCGTGAAAGGGAGGTGTCTTAACCCCTTGACCAACGGGCCGAACAGATATGGAGCTCTCAACCGGGATCGAACCGGTGACCTCATCCTTACCATGGATGCACTCTACCTACTGAGCTATGAGAGCATGGCTCCCCGAACAGGACTCGAACCTGTGACAACTCGATTAACAGTCGAGTGCTCTACCAACTGAGCTATCAGGGAATGGTTGTCCGCTTGGCAGCGTCCTACTCTCCCAGGACCCTTCGGTCCAAGTACCATCGGCGCTGGAGGGCTTAACGGTCGTGTTCGGGATGGGTACGCGTGGAACCCCTCCGCCATCGCCACCAAACGGCAGGCTTGATCGCCTGAAAACTGGATCGAAACGAAACATTGCGTCTTCCCCATTCCGGGGTCCCCGCAAAGTACTCGGAATCAGCTTCGTCAGCCTCATCTTCACTTTGTGGGGTGAATTTGGATAAGCCCTCGACCGATTAGTATTGGTCAGCTCCACACGTTGCCGTGCTTCCACCTCCAACCTATCTACCTCGTCGTCTTCAAGGGGTCTTACATACTGGGAAATCTCATCTTGAGGGGGGCTTCACGCTTAGATGCTTTCAGCGCTTATCCCGTCCGTACGTAGCTACCCAGCCATGCTCCTGGCGGAACAACTGGTGCACCAGCGGTACGTCCATCCCGGTCCTCTCGTACTAAGGACAGCTCCTCTCAAATTTCCTACGCCCACGACAGATAGGGACCGAACTGTCTCACGACGTTCTGAACCCAGCTCGCGTACCGCTTTAATGGGCGAACAGCCCAACCCTTGGGACCTACTTCAGCCCCAGGATGCGATGAGCCGACATCGAGGTGCCAAACCTCCCCGTCGATGTGGACTCTTGGGGGAGATAAGCCTGTTATCCCCAGGGTAGCTTTTATCCGTTGAGCGATGGCCCTTCCATGCGGTACCACCGGATCACTAAGCCCGACTTTCGTCCCTGCTCGACTTGT includes these proteins:
- a CDS encoding ImmA/IrrE family metallo-endopeptidase, whose amino-acid sequence is MDELVKKLIKKYKTNCPFELCRALGIHVRFMNLGEGTKGLYYRKLRRRFIVIHNELSLEWQRFVCAHELGHDRLHKGINRFFLEESSYFAPGKLERQANRFAVLLLTAAASPEQDESLESYYSRLGIPPEVGFFLEP